Proteins from one Rosa chinensis cultivar Old Blush chromosome 7, RchiOBHm-V2, whole genome shotgun sequence genomic window:
- the LOC112175860 gene encoding N6-adenosine-methyltransferase MT-A70-like, which translates to METQSGGKEETAIKAMRLELETRMESQRATQLELLSYLQSEIDPAIVPAIDLSLKVLSSFNNRAFTPTPPLPDPKPNPRKPIEPARPPSPQQQQPLLPSPASSSPESPTRESTPVVMDDSGNHPLSVIRAMIAVRFLERVPFMLVESSELLKQLETDAKASPEEKLALREVGGENGGILAVEMALRSMAEENGGVILEEYAVNGKSRVTVRDIDRTRLMKELPESKQDSIVDGNFNQGSGMDGGNNNGGGFVGRGGPWVVGPEPYMSGLPPLFPGIGPRGGRGMIGMPPRGMIGSPMHRPNMGQNGGMVVSPNGMPNKSMKSEEEEMKDLEALLSKKTYRELQKSKTGEELLDLIHRPTAKETAVANKFKTKGGSQLKEYCTSLTKEDCRRQSNSLLACEKVHFRRIIALHTDVNLGDCSFLDTCRHMKTCKYVHYELDSTPDVSNMLAPPKPLKQRAEYCSEVELGQPQWINCDIRNFRMDILGQFGVIMADPPWDIHMELPYGTMADDEMRTLNVPALQTDGLIFLWVTGRAMELGRECLELWGYKRIEEMIWVKTNQLQRIIRTGRTGHWLNHSKEHCLVGIKGDPLVNRNIDTDVIVAEVRETSRKPDEMYPLLERISPRTRKLELFARMHNTHAGWMSLGNQLSGVRLVDEGLRARFKAAYPEVEVQPASPPRASAMEVDSNAAQTRSPFSEAKPTAAQLAEVAAPQQAEPAGPDAPASEGKPTSTTDVDMAG; encoded by the exons ATGGAGACCCAATCTGGCGGCAAAGAAGAGACGGCCATCAAAGCAATGCGCCTAGAGCTCGAAACCCGAATGGAGTCCCAACGCGCCACCCAGCTCGAACTCCTCTCTTATCTCCAATCCGAAATCGACCCCGCCATCGTCCCCGCCATCGATCTCTCCCTCAAGGTCCTCTCTTCCTTCAACAACCGCGCCTTCACTCCCACCCCTCCTCTGCCCGACCCGAAGCCCAACCCCAGAAAGCCCATCGAGCCCGCCCGCCCTCCCTccccacaacaacaacaaccccTCCTCCCTTCGCCCGCCTCCTCCTCCCCCGAAAGCCCCACCCGAGAATCCACCCCCGTCGTCATGGACGACAGCGGCAACCACCCGCTTTCGGTTATCCGGGCCATGATTGCCGTTCGGTTTCTTGAGAGAGTGCCGTTTATGCTGGTCGAGTCCTCGGAGCTGCTGAAGCAGCTCGAGACCGACGCCAAGGCCTCGCCGGAGGAGAAGCTCGCGCTGCGGgaggtcggaggagagaacggGGGGATTCTGGCCGTGGAGATGGCGCTCCGGTCGATGGCCGAGGAGAACGGCGGCGTTATCCTGGAGGAGTACGCGGTCAACGGAAAGTCTAGGGTTACGGTCAGGGATATTGACCGGACTAGGCTGATGAAGGAGTTGCCGGAGAGCAAGCAAGATTCCATTGTGGATGGGAATTTCAATCAGGGTAGTGGCATGGACGGTGGGAATAACAATGGAGGAGGGTTTGTGGGGAGAGGTGGGCCCTGGGTGGTTGGCCCTGAGCCCTACATGAGCGGCTTGCCGCCATTGTTTCCGGGGATAGGTCCCAGAGGAGGGAGAGGGATGATAGGAATGCCGCCGAGAGGGATGATTGGCTCTCCAATGCATAGGCCTAATATGGGGCAGAATGGTGGAATGGTGGTCAGTCCCAATGGAATGCCCAATAAGAGCATGAAGAGTGAAGAGgaagagatgaaggatcttgagGCTTTGCTCAGTAAGAAGACTTATAGGGAGTTGCAGAAGTCGAAAACTGGGGAGGAGCTTTTGGACCTCATTCACAGGCCAACTGCAAAGGAGACTGCTGTGGCAAACAAG TTCAAAACTAAAGGTGGTTCACAATTGAAGGAATACTGCACCTCCCTAACGAAAGAGGACTGCCGACGTCAATCTAATTCCTTGCTCGCTTGTGAGAAG GTTCATTTTAGGCGCATAATTGCTCTACATACTGATGTCAACTTGGGAGACTGTTCTTTTCTAGATACTTGCCGCCACATGAAG ACATGCAAGTATGTACATTATGAGCTTGATTCAACACCAGATGTGTCAAACATGTTGGCTCCCCCTAAACCACTAAAGCAGCGTGCTGAATATTGTTCTGAGGTAGAACTTGGTCAACCACAGTGGATTAACTGTGATATCCGCAATTTTAGAATGGATATATTGGGACAGTTCGGAGTCATAATGGCTGATCCGCCATGGGACATTCATATGGAATTGCCTTATGGGACTATGGCTGATGATGAAATGCGCACTCTTAATGTTCCTGCATTGCAGACTGATGGTCTGATTTTCCTTTGGGTCACTGGACGTGCGATGGAGCTTGGACGTGAATG TTTAGAACTTTGGGGATACAAGCGTATTGAGGAGATGATTTGGGTGAAAACTAATCAACTGCAACGAATAATTAGAACTGGGCGCACCGGCCACTGGCTAAATCATAGCAAGGAGCATTGCCTCGTTGGAATAAAAGGAGATCCATTAGTAAATAGGAATATTGATACTGATGTCATTGTTGCTGAGGTCAGAGAGACAAGTCGTAAGCCAGACGAG ATGTACCCTTTGCTGGAGAGGATTAGTCCAAGGACAAGAAAGCTGGAACTATTTGCACGCATGCACAACACTCATGCAGG GTGGATGTCACTCGGTAATCAACTGAGTGGTGTACGATTGGTTGATGAAGGCTTGCGGGCACGGTTCAAGGCTGCCTACCCAGAGGTGGAGGTGCAGCCAGCTTCCCCACCCAGAGCTTCTGCCATGGAAGTGGATTCAAATGCTGCCCAAACGAGAAGTCCATTTTCCGAAGCAAAGCCCACAGCTGCACAACTAGCAGAGGTTGCTGCTCCACAACAAGCAGAGCCTGCAGGGCCAGATGCGCCTGCTTCTGAGGGTAAGCCAACGTCTACCACCGATGTTGACATGGCCGGCTGA
- the LOC112175862 gene encoding mavicyanin, with translation MANLSSPRYQFLLALQFLLLVQSRVWCYQYKVGDLDAWGIPTSANPQVYTKWSKYHEFKIGDSLLFLYPPSQDSVIQVTEQSYKDCNLKDPILYMNNGNSLFNFTAEGVFYFTSGEPGNCEKGQKLYIATGNGTAYSPAYGPSGLPDSAPSYTNVFGSIPAPPSSSPSQSVPLLIMAVIGFVVCALLDGNL, from the exons ATGGCCAATCTTAGTAGTCCAAGGTACCAGTTCTTGTTGGCTTTGCAGTTCCTTCTGTTGGTGCAATCCAGAGTCTGGTGCTATCAGTACAAAGTTGGAGATCTAGATGCTTGGGGAATACCCACTTCAGCAAACCCACAGGTCTACACCAAATGGTCAAAATACCATGAATTCAAGATTGGAGATTCTCTCT TGTTCTTGTACCCACCAAGCCAAGACTCAGTGATTCAAGTGACAGAGCAATCCTACAAGGACTGCAACCTCAAAGATCCAATCTTGTACATGAACAATGGCAACTCTCTCTTTAATTTTACTGCAGAAGGAGTGTTCTACTTCACAAGTGGAGAACCTGGTAACTGTGAAAAGGGCCAGAAGCTCTACATTGCTACAGGGAATGGCACTGCTTACTCTCCTGCATATGGTCCAAGTGGATTGCCGGATTCTGCTCCGTCTTACACCAACGTTTTCGGCTCAATTCCGGCACCGCCTTCTTCTTCACCATCACAAAGTGTTCCGCTTCTGATAATGGCTGTGATTGGTTTTGTGGTATGTGCATTACTCGATGGCAATTTATGA
- the LOC112175861 gene encoding molybdate-anion transporter: protein MELFYFLLFGALSAVVAALELSKRNKDRISTSSVFTAFKNNYLLIYSLMMAGDWLQGPYVYYLYSTYGFSKGDIGQLFIAGFGSSMLFGTVVGSLADKQGRKRACVTYCITYILSCFTKHFPDYKVLMLGRVLGGIATSLLFSAFESWLVAEHNKRGFEQQWLSLTFSKAIFLGNGLIAIVSGLLGNLLVDSLALGPVAPFDAAACILAIGMAIILATWSENYGDSSDNKNLLTQFQGAAIAIASDEKIALLGAIQSLFEGSMYTFVFLWTPALSPNDEEIPHGFIFATFMLASMLGSSIASRLMASSAPRVESYMQIVFAVSAASLLCPIVTSFLIAPSNVKGGGISFSGYFQIFGFCTFEACVGIFWPSIMKMRSQYIPEEARSTIMNFFRIPLNIFVCVVLYNVNAFPITIMFGMCSIFLGTAAVLQRRLFVITDGHKSKSQEWEPMERDTEAEPLND, encoded by the exons ATGGAGTTGTTCTACTTTCTTCTGTTTGGTGCTCTCTCGGCGGTGGTGGCAGCTTTGGAGCTGAGCAAGAGGAACAAGGATCGCATTAGTACCTCCTCTGTTTTCACTGCCTTCAAGAACAACTATCTCCTCATCTATTCTCTTATGATGG CTGGGGATTGGTTGCAGGGTCCATATGTTTACTACCTCTACAGCACATATGGATTTTCAAAGGGGGATATTGGACAACTCTTTATTGCTGGGTTTGGGTCGTCTATGTTGTTCGGAACAGTTGTAGGGTCACTAGCTGACAAACA GGGTCGGAAGAGGGCATGTGTTACATACTGCATAACTTACATCCTAAGTTGCTTCACCAAGCATTTTCCTGACTACAAAGTTTTAATGTTGGGACGCGTGCTGGGAGGCATTGCAACTTCTCTACTTTTTTCAGCTTTCGAGTCTTGGCTCGTTGCAGAACACAATAAG AGGGGCTTTGAGCAACAATGGCTTTCACTCACATTCTCTAAGGCCATTTTTCTTGGAAACGGTCTGATTGCTATTGTATCTGGGTTGTTGGGGAATCTTCTGGTAGATTCTCTGGCATTGGGTCCAGTTGCTCCATTTGATGCTGCTGCCTGCATTTTGGCAATTGGCATGGCAATCATATTGGCAACATGGAGTGAAAACTATGGAGACTCATCAGATAACAAGAACTTGCTGACCCAATTCCAGGGCGCTGCTATAGCCATTGCTTCTG ATGAGAAAATCGCTTTGCTGGGTGCCATACAGTCCTTATTTGAAGGCTCAATGTATACCTTTGTGTTTCTCTGGACTCCCGCTTTGAGCCCAAATGATGAGGAGATTCCACATGGTTTCATTTTTGCGACATTCATGCTAGCGTCAATGTTGGGAAGCTCTATTGCATCTCGATTGATGGCCAGCTCAGCCCCCAGAGTCGAAAGCTACATGCAGATTGTATTTGCAGTTTCTGCAGCATCCCTTCTGTGTCCCATTGTGACAAGT TTCTTGATTGCACCTTCTAACGTGAAAGGTGGAGGCATCTCGTTCTCagggtattttcagatttttggCTTCTGCACATTTGAGGCCTGTGTGGGGATTTTCTGGCCATCTATCATGAAAATGAGGTCACAATACATCCCAGAGGAGGCACGAAGCACCATCATGAACTTCTTTCGCATTCCTCTCAACATCTTTGTGTGCGTGGTGCTGTACAAT GTTAATGCATTTCCCATCACCATCATGTTCGGTATGTGCTCGATTTTCCTCGGTACGGCTGCTGTGTTGCAGAGGCGGCTCTTTGTGATAACTGACGGCCATAAGTCAA AATCACAAGAATGGGAACCGATGGAGAGGGACACAGAAGCAGAGCCATTAAATGACTAA
- the LOC112178679 gene encoding 2-keto-3-deoxy-L-rhamnonate aldolase yields MATLTHAAAAAAIAITASSPLAKPISSSRTTTNPLSHLSFPFSPSKTLNLTAKTTSIKSSSSSDLSTTTVTTTSISSSPQTLKSRLHNGDTLYGLFLLSFSPTLAEIAGLSGYDFVVVDMEHGPGGISEALSCLRALAATQTPAILRLPESSPTWAKKALDLGPQGIMFPMIDSSKEAEKAVSYCRFPPAGVRGSAHTVVRASSYGIDEGYLSNYEDQLLIMCQVETEEGVKRAEEIAAVASVDCVQMGPLDLSASLGYLWDPGNKKVRNALKVAEKAVLGTDPLVGGAYLAGFAMPHDGPQDLRTRGYHMVSGSVDVGLFRSAAVEDVRRFQASLINGSDEERGDDADEKYWSE; encoded by the coding sequence ATGGCCACACTGACTcacgccgccgccgccgccgccatcgCCATCACCGCCTCATCACCGCTCGCAAAACCCATCTCTTCCAGTCGCACCACCACCAATCCCCTATCCCAtctctctttccctttctccccatccaaaaccctaaacctcACCGCCAAAACCACCTCAATcaaatcctcctcctcctccgatcTCTCCACCACCACCGTAACGACGACCTCCATCTCCTCCTCCCCGCAAACCCTCAAGTCCCGCCTCCACAATGGCGACACCCTCTACGGCCTCTTCCTCCTCAGCTTCTCCCCCACCCTCGCCGAGATTGCCGGCCTCTCCGGCTACGACTTTGTCGTCGTCGACATGGAGCACGGCCCCGGCGGAATCTCCGAAGCCCTCTCCTGCCTCCGCGCCCTCGCCGCCACCCAAACCCCGGCGATCCTCCGGCTGCCGGAATCCTCCCCGACCTGGGCCAAGAAAGCCCTCGATCTCGGCCCGCAGGGGATCATGTTCCCGATGATCGACAGCTCCAAGGAGGCCGAGAAAGCCGTCTCCTACTGCCGCTTCCCTCCCGCCGGCGTCCGCGGCTCCGCACACACCGTCGTCCGCGCCTCCAGCTACGGCATCGACGAGGGGTATTTGAGTAATTACGAGGACCAATTGCTGATCATGTGCCAGGTGGAGACCGAGGAGGGCGTGAAGAGAGCGGAGGAGATCGCGGCCGTCGCAAGCGTTGACTGCGTGCAGATGGGGCCGTTGGATCTGAGCGCCAGCCTTGGGTACCTGTGGGACCCGGGGAACAAGAAGGTCCGGAACGCGTTGAAGGTTGCCGAGAAGGCCGTGCTGGGCACCGACCCCCTTGTGGGTGGGGCCTACTTGGCTGGGTTCGCTATGCCCCACGATGGGCCCCAGGACCTGAGGACACGTGGCTACCACATGGTGTCCGGTTCCGTCGACGTCGGGCTGTTTAGGAGCGCAGCGGTGGAGGACGTGAGGAGGTTTCAGGCGAGCTTGATCAACGGCTCTGATGAGGAGCGTGGGGATGATGCAGATGAGAAGTACTGGAGCGAATGA
- the LOC112178678 gene encoding MYG1 protein: MLPLVSRRFKLSTSVPLVLFHRPRSMASVAPPPKRVGTHNGSFHCDEALGCFMIRLTDKFSNAEIVRTRDPKVLEGLDAVLDVGGVYHPSSDRYDHHQKGFEEVFGHGFKTKLSSAGLVYKHFGKEIIAKELQVDEGHLDVQRLFLAVYKSFMEAIDAVDNGINQYDTDQPPRYVNNTHLSSRVGRLNLDWIDPDQSSEKENEAFQQAMALAGSEFLSSLRFHAKSWLPARSIVMECLLARWSIDPSGEIMVLNRFCPWKLHLFELEEEMKIDPPIKYVLYQDDRSKSWRVQAVAVAPDRFESRKPLASQWRGLRDDELSTATGIPGCVFVHMSGFIGGNQTYEGALAMAKASLKLS; this comes from the exons ATGCTTCCGTTGGTAAGCAGAAGGTTTAAGCTGTCGACTAGTGTACCCTTGGTCTTGTTCCACCGCCCACGCTCCATGGCCTCCGTAGCTCCACCGCCCAAGCGCGTCGGCACCCACAATGGAAGCTTCCACTGCGACGAAGCCCTCGGCTGCTTCATGATTCGCCTCACCGATAAGTTCTCCAACGCCGAAATCGTCCGCACCCGCGACCCCAAG GTCTTGGAGGGTTTGGACGCTGTGCTTGATGTTGGGGGTGTGTATCACCCGAGCTCGGATCGGTACGATCATCACCAGAAGGGGTTTGAGGAGGTTTTTGGCCATGGGTTTAAGACCAAGCTGAGTAGTGCTGGACTGGTCTACAAG CATTTTGGGAAGGAAATAATAGCCAAGGAGCTTCAAGTTGATGAAGGACACCTTGATGTGCAGAGGCTGTTCTTGGCTGTTTACAAAAGCTTTATGGAG GCGATTGATGCAGTTGACAATGGGATCAATCAGTATGATACCGACCAGCCTCCAAGATATGTGAATAATACACACTTATCTTCAAGGGTGGGGAGGTTGAATTTGGACTGGATAGATCCTGATCAATCATCTGAGAAGGAGAATGAAGCCTTTCAACAAGCAATGGCTCTAGCTGGCAGTGAATTTTTAAGT AGTCTGCGTTTTCATGCCAAATCATGGTTACCAGCACGGTCTATTGTGATGGAGTGTCTCCTAGCAAGATGGAGTATTGATCCTAGTGGAGAAATTATGGTTTTGAATCGGTTTTGTCCT TGGAAGCTTCATTTATTTGAACTTGAAGAGGAGATGAAGATTGACCCGCCCATCAAATATGTTCTCTATCAG GATGATAGGAGTAAAAGCTGGCGAGTTCAAGCGGTGGCAGTTGCTCCTGATAGATTCGAGAGCCGAAAGCCTCTTGCATCTCAGTGGCGAGGGCTTAGAGACGATGAGCTCTCAACAGCGACTGGGATTCCCGGATGTGTCTTTGTCCACATGAGCGGGTTTATCGGAGGAAATCAAACATATGAGGGTGCTCTGGCCATGGCAAAGGCTAGTCTGAAGCTTTCGTAA
- the LOC112175279 gene encoding uncharacterized protein LOC112175279 produces MPLTINLVPSTNSISLFPRNLLITSRIFHRPPPPSSTLRFLLVKCRASASENSGSFKDSLGGIVGEQVEELLNKEENRVLLDGLVKASERVENAKRELAEIERQELEAKLAREYINKLETRASEIDECQKEISEAKAMVEEAERALTQTGDQFGNGYASAESENGEIDKDQEKLESIKAASVAALVGTVAGLPFSFTQVNSSSELILPLAITFISCALFGVTFRYAIRRDLDNGHLKTGAPAAFGVVKGLAMLDGGRPLELNTDSLISHAFDGAVYVSENLFVFLSAAVALDYLFKARLLSPFPIKKSISGSNSI; encoded by the exons ATGCCCTTAACCATCAATCTTGTTCCCTCCACAAACTCCATATCCCTCTTCCCACGAAACCTCCTCATCACCTCCAGAATCTTTCACagacctcctcctccttcttcaacACTTCGTTTCCTTCTTGTGAAATGCAGGGCCAGCGCCTCTGAAAACAGCGGTAGCTTCAAGGACTCGCTGGGTGGCATTGTGGGCGAGCAAGTGGAGGAGCTACTCAACAAAGAAGAGAACAGGGTTTTGCTTGATGGGTTGGTCAAAGCGTCCGAGAGAGTAGAGAATGCCAAAAGAGAACTCGCTGAGATTGAAAGACAAGAACTTGAGGCTAAGCTTGCGAGGGAGTATATTAACAAACTTGAAACCAGGGCTTCTGAG ATTGATGAATGTCAAAAGGAGATATCAGAGGCAAAAGCCATGGTGGAAGAAGCCGAACGTGCCCTCACACAAACTGGGGATCAATTCGGAAATGGATATGCTTCTGCAGAGTCTGAGAATGGGGAAATCGACAAGGATCAAGAGAAGTTGGAATCCATAAAAGCAGCTTCAGTTGCAGCCCTTGTTGGCACAGTTGCTGGATTGCCCTTCTCCTTCACTCAAGTGAACAGCAGTTCTGAGCTGATACTCCCTCTGGCAATCACCTTTATTAGCTGTGCACTATTCGGAGTTACATTCCGATACGCCATAAGGAGAGACTTGGATAATGGTCACCTTAAGACAGGAGCACCTGCAGCTTTTGGGGTTGTCAAAG GTCTTGCTATGCTGGATGGTGGAAGACCTCTGGAACTAAACACTGATAGCTTAATATCACATGCTTTTGATGGTGCAGTGTATGTATCTGaaaatctttttgtttttctttctgctGCTGTTGCTCTGGATTATTTGTTTAAGGCGAGGCTCCTGAGTCCTTTCCCTATCAAGAAATCTATTTCAGGATCCAACTCTATATGA
- the LOC112175280 gene encoding uncharacterized protein LOC112175280 — MVSIHFSNSLTALKPPHLPPYLSALKPSSFLHNKFPNPTKITKYTAFRAELSHDAPFAAAIGACVLSSLVLPPVSAPADDPDAGSGIDSTDARFAVMGVVSFIPYFNWLSWVFAWLDSGKRRYAVYALVYLIPYIRSNLNLSPEESWLPIASIVFCIIHVQLEASIKNGDLQGFQFFNEAAKHISAVTKKRDYLDGHQGASKKGRERENKNLPFGQEQSRNEIDNWGAPKRPLQDRDLKEDRDDNERRKH; from the exons ATGGTGTCAATCCACTTCTCCAACTCTCTCACTGCTCTTAAACCTCCTCATCTTCCTCCTTACCTCTCCGCCCTTAAACCCTCTTCTTTTCTCCACAACAAGTTTCCAAACCCAACTAAGATCACCAAATACACAGCCTTTAGAGCCGAGCTCTCCCACGACGCGCCGTTCGCCGCCGCCATCGGCGCGTGCGTGCTCTCGTCGCTGGTGCTTCCGCCGGTCTCTGCTCCGGCAGACGATCCTGATGCTGGTTCCGGTATTGACTCCACCGATGCTAGGTTCGCAGTCATGGGGGTTGTTAGCTTCATTCCCTACTTCAATTGGctg AGTTGGGTTTTTGCTTGGCTGGATTCTGGGAAAAGGCGCTATGCTGTGTATGCACTTGTGTATTTGATCCCCTACATCAG atcaaatttgaatttgtctCCTGAGGAGAGCTGGCTGCCTATTGCTAGCATTGTTTTCTGCATTATTCATGTCCAG CTAGAAGCAAGTATTAAAAATGGAGATCTTCAGGGCTTTCAATTCTTTAATGAAGCTGCAAAGCATATTTCAGCAGTGACTAAAAAAAGAGATTATCTAGATGGGCATCAAGGTGCCTCGAAGAAG GGGAGGGAAAGAGAAAATAAGAACCTGCCATTCGGCCAAGAGCAGTCAAGAAACGAGATTGATAATTGGGGAGCTCCCAAAAGGcccttacaagaccgtgacttGAAGGAAGATAGGGATGACAATGAAAGAAGGAAACACTAG